Proteins encoded within one genomic window of Bacillus sp. 1NLA3E:
- a CDS encoding methionine ABC transporter ATP-binding protein → MIEFRHVSKVFDNGEKKIEALIDIDLTVEKGDIFGVIGFSGAGKSTLIRTVNLLESPTSGEVVIEGRNLADLSEKELREAKKNIGMIFQHFNLLNSKTVFDNVAMPLLLSKKKKKEIEDRVYEILRFVGLEDKAKNYPDQLSGGQKQRVGIARALATNPSILLCDEATSALDPQTTKSILDLLKRINEEYKITILIITHEMEVIKEICNRVAVMEDGRVIEAGSVFDIFASPRTLTTRNFVRSVVRDEVPASVYRLLKENKDDSRIVKIDFLGSSSGQPVVSKTAKNFNVDINVLFGNITELQGIPFGNLIVEFIGNEDEMERAIQFIEKQNVKVTEVTEVGSKYRTYSKRLVGNALHG, encoded by the coding sequence TTGATTGAATTCCGTCATGTTTCAAAAGTGTTTGATAATGGAGAGAAAAAGATTGAGGCGTTAATAGATATTGATTTAACGGTTGAAAAAGGAGATATTTTTGGCGTCATTGGTTTTAGTGGTGCTGGAAAAAGCACACTCATCCGAACGGTAAATTTACTAGAATCTCCAACTTCAGGAGAGGTGGTCATCGAAGGAAGAAATTTAGCAGACTTATCGGAAAAAGAATTAAGAGAAGCTAAGAAAAATATCGGAATGATTTTTCAGCATTTTAATTTACTGAATTCTAAAACGGTTTTTGATAATGTGGCGATGCCACTCTTATTAAGTAAAAAAAAGAAAAAAGAGATCGAAGACCGAGTTTATGAGATTCTTCGCTTTGTTGGGTTAGAGGACAAAGCGAAGAATTACCCTGATCAGCTATCGGGGGGACAAAAACAACGAGTAGGAATTGCTCGGGCGCTGGCGACAAACCCTTCGATTTTATTATGTGATGAAGCGACATCGGCATTAGATCCTCAAACAACAAAATCGATTCTTGACCTGTTAAAAAGGATTAATGAAGAATATAAAATTACGATTCTTATCATCACCCATGAGATGGAAGTGATTAAGGAAATATGTAATCGTGTTGCAGTCATGGAAGATGGTCGTGTGATTGAAGCAGGAAGTGTGTTTGACATTTTTGCTTCTCCACGAACGCTAACGACCCGCAATTTCGTCCGATCTGTTGTTCGCGATGAAGTTCCAGCTAGCGTGTATCGACTGTTAAAAGAAAATAAGGATGACAGTCGAATTGTCAAAATTGATTTTCTTGGATCAAGCTCAGGTCAACCTGTTGTTTCAAAAACGGCCAAGAATTTCAATGTCGATATTAATGTTTTGTTCGGAAACATTACCGAACTCCAGGGCATTCCGTTTGGCAATTTAATTGTTGAATTTATTGGTAATGAGGACGAAATGGAAAGAGCGATTCAATTTATTGAAAAACAAAACGTCAAGGTAACGGAGGTGACTGAAGTTGGAAGTAAGTACAGAACTTATTCTAAACGCCTTGTGGGAAACGCTCTACATGGTTAG
- a CDS encoding methionine ABC transporter permease — MVSTSLFFGGLLGVFLGILLVVTRKGHVLENKWIFSIVNPIVNIFRSIPFIILLVAIIPFTRIIVGTSIGTSAAIVPLVLHVGPYISRLVENSLLEVDEGIIEAAKAMGATPLQIIFKFLIPEAFASLILSITTATIGLIGATAMAGAIGGGGLGDVAITYGYQRFSTITIFATVIILVVIVQGVQSLGNILERKIRRV, encoded by the coding sequence ATGGTTAGTACTTCTCTCTTTTTTGGGGGGCTCCTTGGTGTTTTTTTAGGAATTTTACTAGTGGTTACAAGGAAGGGACATGTGTTGGAGAATAAATGGATTTTTTCAATTGTTAACCCAATCGTTAATATCTTTCGATCAATCCCTTTTATTATTTTACTAGTAGCCATCATTCCCTTTACAAGGATAATTGTAGGTACCTCGATTGGTACGTCGGCAGCAATTGTGCCGCTTGTGCTTCATGTAGGACCATATATCTCCAGACTTGTCGAAAATTCATTGCTAGAAGTAGATGAAGGGATTATTGAAGCAGCTAAGGCAATGGGAGCAACACCATTACAGATTATTTTTAAATTTTTAATTCCTGAGGCCTTCGCATCATTAATTCTAAGTATAACAACTGCAACAATCGGTTTAATTGGTGCAACAGCTATGGCAGGAGCAATTGGTGGTGGAGGATTAGGAGATGTAGCGATTACCTATGGTTATCAGCGCTTTAGCACCATCACGATTTTTGCCACAGTGATTATTCTCGTTGTTATCGTACAAGGGGTTCAAAGTTTGGGGAATATTTTGGAGAGAAAAATCAGAAGAGTTTGA
- a CDS encoding MetQ/NlpA family ABC transporter substrate-binding protein, translated as MKKTILLIFLVLGIILTGCSSKSTSDAVNKESEQEKVKVGVRGSELRTWEYLKEKAKDEGIEIEIVNFSSAVDPDQALVAGDIDINAFQHVAYLDLFNKNNKTNIVPIGTTIIAPLGLYSKKYNSLDDIPNGAQIAVPNDPSNWGRALVLLQEAGLLKVVDGFDGNGGVDKIKDNPKKIEIVPVDAATTPRVMEDTAGSIINNGVAVEAGLSLKDAIIHESKTAKPYINVIAAKKEDKNNPTFKKIVKLYQSEDTAKFIEKTYNGNYIPTFITLDELSTYKETYSKK; from the coding sequence ATGAAGAAAACAATTTTATTAATTTTTCTTGTCCTTGGAATAATTTTAACAGGATGCTCAAGCAAGTCTACAAGCGATGCAGTAAATAAAGAATCTGAGCAGGAGAAAGTGAAGGTTGGGGTTAGAGGCTCAGAGCTTCGAACATGGGAATATTTAAAGGAGAAAGCAAAAGATGAAGGGATCGAGATAGAAATTGTTAATTTTTCATCTGCTGTTGATCCAGATCAAGCTTTAGTAGCCGGTGATATTGATATTAACGCTTTTCAACATGTTGCTTACTTAGACTTATTTAATAAAAATAACAAGACAAATATTGTACCAATTGGGACGACAATTATTGCGCCGCTTGGCTTGTATTCAAAAAAATATAATTCTCTAGATGATATACCAAATGGTGCCCAAATTGCTGTACCTAATGACCCGTCGAATTGGGGACGCGCACTCGTATTGTTGCAAGAAGCGGGATTGTTAAAGGTTGTAGATGGGTTCGATGGAAATGGTGGGGTGGATAAAATTAAAGACAATCCAAAGAAAATTGAAATTGTTCCAGTTGATGCGGCGACAACACCTCGTGTCATGGAAGATACTGCGGGTTCTATCATTAATAATGGTGTAGCAGTCGAGGCTGGGCTGTCCCTTAAAGATGCAATCATTCATGAAAGTAAAACAGCAAAGCCTTACATTAATGTCATTGCAGCAAAAAAAGAAGACAAAAATAATCCAACGTTTAAAAAAATCGTCAAACTATATCAATCTGAAGATACTGCAAAATTTATTGAAAAAACCTATAACGGAAACTATATTCCAACCTTTATTACTCTAGATGAGTTAAGCACATACAAGGAAACATACTCTAAAAAATAA
- a CDS encoding LLM class flavin-dependent oxidoreductase: protein MSQKRQIKLAAYLIGTGMHVASWRHPNANPNASIDVKAFQKLAQIAEKGKFDVAFVADSLAINHESHPQILNRFDPTVLITAIAAVTEKIGVGATASTTYSEPYVLARQFASVDHISNGRAAWNLVTTSDATGETALNFTRNAHWEHDQRYERAEEFVDVVQGLWDSWEDDAFLYNKETGGFYDKDKLHEIHYNGKYFSVKGPLNIARSKQGQPVIVQAGASEPGQRLASRVAEVVFVHWDNIEEAKSYYKKLKSQLKDFGRGEDELHILHGISPIVGETEEIALQKYQTLQNLIDPYESLKFVSGYMGNVDFSKYDLDTPAREVEFPVVNSIQSHFNEMKKIIDEEDLKVGDLYNRFFGPGRRDAFVGTPTQVADEIEKWFVERAADGFMLQFPLYPNDLEDFVKLVVPILQERGLFRLDYEGDTLRDHLGLKKPENRFTRDKLTTHGK from the coding sequence ATGAGCCAAAAAAGACAGATTAAGCTTGCGGCTTATTTAATTGGGACAGGGATGCATGTAGCTTCGTGGCGTCATCCGAATGCTAATCCAAATGCAAGTATTGATGTAAAGGCTTTTCAAAAATTGGCGCAAATTGCTGAAAAAGGGAAATTTGATGTGGCGTTTGTGGCCGATAGTTTGGCAATTAATCATGAGTCACATCCGCAAATTTTGAATCGCTTTGACCCAACGGTGTTAATTACAGCAATCGCCGCCGTTACGGAAAAAATTGGTGTTGGTGCAACAGCGTCGACTACTTACAGCGAACCATATGTCCTTGCTCGTCAATTTGCTTCTGTTGATCATATTAGTAATGGTCGGGCAGCTTGGAATCTTGTTACTACATCAGATGCAACGGGTGAAACGGCATTGAATTTTACTCGAAATGCGCATTGGGAACATGACCAGCGTTATGAGCGCGCGGAAGAGTTTGTAGATGTTGTACAAGGATTATGGGATTCATGGGAAGATGATGCCTTCTTGTATAACAAAGAAACAGGTGGATTTTATGATAAAGATAAACTCCATGAGATTCATTATAATGGGAAGTATTTTTCCGTAAAGGGTCCATTAAATATTGCACGCTCAAAGCAAGGACAGCCCGTTATTGTTCAAGCAGGCGCATCTGAACCAGGACAACGGCTCGCATCTCGGGTTGCTGAAGTGGTGTTCGTTCATTGGGATAATATCGAAGAAGCGAAAAGTTATTATAAAAAGTTAAAATCACAATTGAAGGATTTTGGAAGAGGCGAAGATGAGCTCCACATTCTTCATGGTATTTCACCAATCGTTGGGGAAACGGAAGAAATTGCCTTACAGAAATACCAAACTCTCCAAAATCTGATTGATCCATATGAGAGCTTAAAATTTGTATCGGGTTATATGGGAAACGTTGATTTCTCTAAATATGATTTAGATACTCCAGCAAGAGAAGTTGAATTTCCGGTAGTGAATAGCATTCAAAGTCATTTTAATGAAATGAAGAAAATTATCGATGAAGAAGACTTAAAAGTCGGTGATTTATATAATCGTTTCTTTGGGCCAGGGAGACGTGACGCATTTGTTGGGACACCAACGCAAGTAGCGGATGAAATAGAGAAATGGTTTGTCGAAAGAGCTGCTGACGGCTTTATGCTTCAGTTCCCTCTGTATCCTAATGATCTAGAGGATTTTGTCAAGCTAGTCGTGCCGATTTTACAGGAGCGAGGATTATTCCGGTTGGATTATGAAGGTGACACACTTCGTGATCATCTTGGGTTAAAGAAGCCTGAAAATCGCTTTACCCGTGATAAATTAACGACTCATGGTAAATAA
- a CDS encoding DUF2975 domain-containing protein, whose amino-acid sequence MKRGSTLFLRMAVFLIGTPVLALGIYGLFWLAKNPANPDYAHILYPIVIGMCLSVFPFFVALYQAFKLLGYIDNNQAFSELSVKALKNIKFCAMTISGLYVVIEPFVFLVADLDDAPGLVIVGMVPIFASMVIAVFAAVLQRLLKEAIDIKSENDLIV is encoded by the coding sequence ATGAAACGAGGGTCAACACTATTTTTAAGGATGGCTGTTTTTCTTATTGGAACTCCTGTGCTTGCTTTGGGTATATATGGGCTATTTTGGTTAGCTAAGAATCCAGCAAATCCAGATTATGCCCATATACTGTACCCCATTGTAATCGGTATGTGTTTATCAGTGTTTCCGTTTTTTGTTGCATTGTATCAGGCTTTTAAACTTTTAGGCTATATTGACAATAATCAAGCATTCTCTGAATTGTCTGTAAAGGCTCTAAAGAATATCAAATTCTGTGCCATGACAATCAGTGGTTTGTATGTGGTAATTGAGCCATTTGTTTTTCTCGTAGCAGATCTAGATGATGCACCAGGTCTAGTCATAGTCGGAATGGTCCCTATCTTTGCTTCAATGGTAATCGCAGTATTCGCTGCGGTCCTTCAGAGACTTTTAAAAGAAGCGATTGATATAAAATCGGAAAATGACTTAATAGTCTGA
- a CDS encoding helix-turn-helix domain-containing protein, producing MAIIINIDVMLAKRKMSVTELSERVGITMANLSILKNGKAKAIRFSTLEAICKALECQPGDILEYRSDEDTQD from the coding sequence ATGGCAATTATAATTAATATTGATGTGATGCTGGCTAAAAGGAAAATGAGCGTAACAGAACTCTCGGAGAGGGTTGGAATAACAATGGCTAACCTTTCTATATTGAAAAATGGAAAGGCAAAAGCAATAAGGTTTTCAACTTTAGAGGCAATTTGTAAGGCTTTAGAATGTCAACCCGGAGATATTTTAGAATACCGAAGTGATGAAGATACCCAAGATTAA
- a CDS encoding CBO0543 family protein produces the protein MNYQDGLKQIDKATKLISDANHLTFEAVMNAFLFTWQWWLALAMIVVPWAIWGVFRNRESSARILSAGLLVMVLSEILDTFGVSFGKWAYPVKVVPLATLNFSYRLSVLPVFLMLLLQFKPTNNSFVKAVFFGGLGAYVRMPLLAMIDLYKKIDWAFTYSFLILTLFYLTAHWFIQLNTFEKIN, from the coding sequence ATGAATTATCAAGATGGATTAAAACAAATTGATAAAGCTACAAAATTAATTAGTGACGCAAATCATTTAACTTTTGAAGCAGTTATGAACGCTTTTTTATTTACTTGGCAATGGTGGTTAGCATTAGCAATGATTGTTGTTCCTTGGGCTATTTGGGGGGTATTCCGCAACCGTGAAAGCTCAGCTCGAATATTATCCGCGGGTTTATTGGTAATGGTATTATCAGAAATCCTTGATACATTCGGCGTTAGTTTTGGCAAATGGGCATACCCCGTGAAAGTTGTACCTCTAGCAACCTTAAACTTTTCGTATCGACTTTCAGTTTTACCTGTGTTTCTAATGCTGTTATTGCAATTTAAACCAACAAATAATTCATTTGTAAAAGCAGTTTTTTTCGGTGGATTAGGTGCATATGTGAGAATGCCATTATTGGCAATGATAGATTTATACAAGAAAATTGATTGGGCTTTTACTTATTCTTTTTTAATTTTAACCCTATTCTATTTAACTGCACACTGGTTTATTCAGTTGAATACATTTGAAAAAATCAATTAG